Proteins encoded together in one Telopea speciosissima isolate NSW1024214 ecotype Mountain lineage chromosome 6, Tspe_v1, whole genome shotgun sequence window:
- the LOC122665607 gene encoding uncharacterized protein LOC122665607, producing MEMEWWISASKKAFNVLKCTDVQKLICAGYELQNEAEAWWKATKPNLKTAHLNPIWEQFKEVFFKNYFPESFRERKEAEFSALVQGSKSVLDYQQRFEDLYHFSPEHPKGEVSKTKKFEKGLKPEIGSVLSVMDIRDYA from the coding sequence ATGGAGAtggaatggtggattagcgcctCAAAGAAGGCATTTAATGTGCTCAAGTGCACGGATgtgcaaaagctgatatgtgcgggttatgaGCTACaaaatgaggctgaagcctggtggaaggctactaagccaaatctgaAAACTGCTCATCTAAATCCCatatgggagcaatttaaagaagtcttcttcaagaactacttcccggaGAGCTTTAGGGagaggaaagaagctgagttctctgcattGGTACAAGGAagcaagtcagtgttggattatcaaCAAAGGTTTGAAGATCTGTACCATTTTTCTCCAGAGCACCCaaaaggggaagttagcaaGACGAAGAAGTTCGAGAAGGGGCTTAAacctgagattggatcagttctATCAgttatggacatccgggactatgcttag